One genomic region from Skermania piniformis encodes:
- a CDS encoding glycosyltransferase, whose protein sequence is MIAPAAAPLALLGDHAAPDRLVVQRGVFLGPSPLVNDDLYVTVKGRADRARFRLQLAKNATASTNTYFGRFAAAYWQRWTHAREVRVTMRLAAADRGRVQLVASDIAGHRRPVDSAAVGDGAGAAGVSVSLSVPLDRFLDGGALWLEFAAIGGGLVVDQLEWTVAAPDHLRPVAIAICTFNRAPDCAATVAALAADDTVCDAVDAVYVVDQGTDLVADQPSFTATASRLGDKLRYLRQPNLGGAGGFTRGLYEVSAVNEHADVLLMDDDILCEPETVLRLHAFANSTVEPMLVGAQMLFLLNPDYLNVGAEEVHPDYLVHGQRVAKALRNTSMTRKHQERRVDAGYNAWWTCLIPAEVVARIGLPLPIFFQWDDVEYGMRAREAGFVTVTLANAAVWHADFYWKDYDDWARYFSTRNSLIVCALHTELDPQRLSRTFFRQIAEMLVAMQYGLAHTTLSGIEDFLDGPAGLADGGQAALLQARTSRADYPETIRHDAATAPVRNADVRTVRAYGEPSRMRLVLIKRAVTQFLGRTRPGVTGITREDAHWWHVSLFDHAVVTDASQGGVRIRQRDKARAVALLRRTARVLRRLRTELPRVSQQYRDAVPELTSRGNWERLFGIDGGSPGA, encoded by the coding sequence GTGATCGCTCCTGCCGCCGCTCCCCTCGCGCTCCTCGGCGACCATGCGGCACCGGATCGCCTGGTCGTCCAGCGTGGGGTGTTCCTCGGTCCGTCGCCGCTGGTCAACGACGATCTCTACGTCACCGTGAAGGGTCGCGCCGACCGGGCCCGGTTCCGGTTGCAGCTGGCCAAGAACGCGACCGCGAGCACCAACACCTACTTCGGCCGGTTCGCCGCGGCCTACTGGCAGCGCTGGACGCACGCGCGCGAGGTGCGGGTCACCATGCGACTCGCGGCCGCCGATCGGGGCCGGGTCCAGCTCGTCGCCTCCGATATCGCGGGCCATCGGCGGCCGGTGGACAGTGCTGCCGTCGGCGACGGTGCCGGGGCGGCCGGCGTCTCGGTGTCGCTTTCCGTCCCGCTCGACCGTTTCCTCGACGGCGGCGCGCTGTGGCTGGAGTTCGCGGCGATCGGCGGCGGGCTGGTCGTCGACCAGCTGGAGTGGACGGTCGCCGCCCCGGACCACCTGCGCCCGGTGGCGATCGCGATCTGCACCTTCAACCGGGCCCCGGACTGCGCGGCGACGGTGGCCGCACTCGCCGCCGACGACACCGTGTGCGACGCCGTCGACGCGGTGTACGTCGTCGATCAGGGCACCGACCTGGTGGCCGATCAGCCGTCGTTCACCGCCACCGCGTCCCGACTCGGCGACAAGCTGCGCTACCTGCGCCAACCGAACCTCGGCGGCGCCGGCGGATTCACCCGCGGGCTGTACGAGGTGTCGGCGGTGAACGAGCACGCCGACGTGCTGCTGATGGACGACGACATCCTCTGCGAGCCGGAGACGGTGTTGCGGTTGCACGCGTTCGCCAACTCGACGGTGGAGCCGATGCTGGTCGGCGCGCAGATGCTGTTCCTGTTGAACCCGGACTATCTGAACGTCGGCGCCGAAGAGGTGCATCCGGATTATCTGGTGCACGGGCAGCGGGTGGCAAAGGCGCTGCGCAACACCAGCATGACCCGCAAGCACCAGGAGCGGCGGGTCGATGCCGGCTACAACGCCTGGTGGACCTGTCTGATCCCGGCCGAGGTGGTTGCCCGGATCGGCCTGCCACTGCCGATCTTCTTCCAGTGGGACGACGTGGAGTACGGCATGCGGGCCCGGGAAGCCGGCTTCGTCACCGTGACCTTGGCCAACGCCGCGGTCTGGCACGCCGACTTCTACTGGAAGGACTACGACGACTGGGCGCGTTACTTCAGCACCCGCAACTCGCTGATCGTCTGCGCGCTGCACACCGAGCTGGACCCGCAGCGGCTGTCCCGGACGTTCTTCCGCCAGATCGCCGAGATGCTGGTGGCGATGCAGTACGGCCTGGCGCACACCACGTTGTCCGGCATCGAGGACTTTCTGGACGGGCCCGCGGGTCTGGCGGACGGCGGACAGGCGGCGTTGCTGCAGGCGCGTACCAGCCGGGCCGACTACCCGGAGACGATCCGGCACGACGCTGCCACGGCGCCGGTCCGCAACGCGGACGTGCGCACGGTGCGGGCGTACGGGGAACCCAGCCGGATGCGGTTGGTGCTGATCAAACGTGCGGTGACGCAGTTCCTCGGCCGGACCCGGCCCGGTGTGACCGGGATCACCCGGGAGGATGCGCACTGGTGGCATGTCTCGCTGTTCGACCACGCGGTGGTCACCGATGCCTCGCAGGGCGGGGTGCGGATTCGGCAACGGGACAAGGCCCGTGCCGTCGCCCTGTTGCGGCGCACGGCCCGGGTGCTGCGCCGGCTGCGCACCGAACTGCCGCGCGTGTCGCAGCAGTATCGGGACGCGGTCCCCGAGCTGACCAGCCGGGGGAACTGGGAGAGGTTGTTCGGCATCGATGGTGGCTCGCCCGGCGCGTGA
- a CDS encoding glycosyltransferase family 39 protein, producing MVARPARDALTVALVAATVGGFRSGRPSFWYDEAVTIGATTRSWPDTWRFLQVQDAVHAPYYLFMHVWFRLFGVSEISARLPSVIAVGLAAGGVVLLGNRLADRRVGIYAGLVCAIVPRLTWAAVEARGYAGYAAAAVWLTQLFLVALQRRRRAWWIGYAVAVAATILVFAPMGLLVAGHGATVAWQRSPAWRSWLMSAVAGGALASPLLWVLAGQRGQAEWIPPLDRHVVRTVTEYQWFVGAPAFGIGCLIVVLIAAVRFRAELVRVAAVAVPWAVVPPAGLIVASLLAEPIYLDRYVTFTAPAVALLVGAGLAGLPAREWLSIGVLTALALATLPGYLAQRGPWAKPSGMDYSAVADYLAGNAHPGDCVVFAQHVSWSPTSARAAVVARPDAVVGLRQPGAGRSAGPYGWLWDEERPLAQTSPAGCPTLWFVTDAERAAPVTIRHTSNEVWQLPAYSFRSSADYSLLVGQGFVVTDQHQLHMSQVVRLRPDR from the coding sequence ATGGTGGCTCGCCCGGCGCGTGACGCGCTGACGGTCGCGCTGGTTGCGGCGACGGTCGGGGGGTTTCGGTCCGGTCGGCCGTCGTTCTGGTACGACGAAGCGGTCACGATCGGCGCGACCACCCGATCGTGGCCGGATACCTGGCGTTTCCTCCAGGTCCAGGACGCCGTGCACGCGCCCTACTACCTGTTCATGCACGTCTGGTTCCGGCTGTTCGGCGTGTCGGAGATCAGTGCCCGGCTGCCCAGCGTGATAGCCGTCGGTCTCGCCGCCGGCGGGGTGGTGCTGCTCGGCAACCGGTTGGCCGATCGGCGCGTCGGCATCTATGCCGGCCTGGTCTGCGCGATTGTGCCGCGGCTCACCTGGGCCGCGGTCGAGGCGCGGGGCTATGCGGGTTACGCCGCGGCGGCGGTGTGGCTCACGCAGCTGTTCCTCGTGGCGCTGCAGCGGCGCCGGCGTGCCTGGTGGATCGGCTACGCCGTCGCGGTGGCGGCGACGATCCTGGTGTTCGCTCCGATGGGGCTGCTGGTCGCCGGGCACGGGGCGACGGTGGCGTGGCAGCGGTCGCCGGCGTGGCGCAGTTGGCTGATGTCGGCGGTCGCCGGCGGTGCGCTCGCGTCGCCGTTGCTGTGGGTGCTCGCCGGGCAGCGCGGGCAGGCGGAGTGGATTCCGCCGCTGGATCGGCACGTGGTTCGCACGGTCACGGAGTACCAGTGGTTCGTCGGGGCGCCGGCGTTCGGCATCGGCTGCCTGATCGTGGTCCTGATCGCGGCCGTGCGGTTCCGGGCCGAGCTGGTCCGGGTGGCCGCGGTGGCGGTGCCGTGGGCGGTCGTCCCGCCGGCCGGCCTGATCGTCGCGTCGCTGCTCGCCGAGCCGATCTACCTGGATCGCTACGTGACGTTCACCGCACCGGCGGTCGCATTGCTGGTGGGGGCGGGATTGGCAGGCCTACCGGCTCGGGAATGGCTGTCGATCGGGGTGCTCACGGCCTTGGCGCTCGCCACACTGCCCGGCTATCTCGCCCAACGCGGTCCGTGGGCGAAGCCGAGCGGGATGGATTACAGCGCCGTCGCCGACTATCTCGCCGGCAACGCCCACCCGGGCGATTGTGTGGTGTTCGCCCAGCACGTGTCCTGGAGTCCGACGTCGGCCCGGGCCGCGGTGGTCGCACGACCGGACGCGGTGGTCGGTCTGCGGCAACCGGGTGCCGGTAGATCGGCCGGACCCTACGGCTGGCTGTGGGACGAGGAGCGGCCGTTGGCGCAGACGTCGCCAGCCGGCTGCCCGACCCTCTGGTTCGTGACCGACGCCGAACGCGCCGCCCCGGTGACCATCCGGCACACCTCGAACGAGGTGTGGCAGCTGCCGGCCTACTCCTTCCGGTCGTCGGCCGACTATTCGTTGCTGGTCGGGCAAGGATTCGTGGTGACCGATCAGCACCAGCTGCACATGTCGCAGGTGGTGCGGCTGCGCCCCGATCGGTGA
- a CDS encoding SDR family oxidoreductase, producing MTEPAAKPLAGKTLIMSGGSRGIGLEIAKRAAADGANITLIAKTDTPNPKLPGTIHTAAEELEQAGGTVEKYVGDVRNDDQVADAVQKTVDRFGGIDIVVNNASAIDLSPTDTISMKRYDLMQDINCRGSFLLSKLSIPSLRASAQAGRNPHILTLSPPLNLNPRWAGMALGYTIAKYGMSLTTLGLAEELKSDGVGVNSLWPRTTIATAAVRNLLGGEEMIATSRTPAIYADAAYLVLTSPARETTGNFFLDDEVLTEHGITDLDRYRVIPGDTELTLDLFLDA from the coding sequence ATGACCGAGCCCGCAGCAAAGCCCCTGGCCGGCAAGACCCTGATCATGTCCGGCGGCAGCCGCGGAATCGGCCTGGAGATCGCGAAGCGGGCCGCCGCGGACGGTGCCAACATCACGTTGATCGCCAAGACCGATACCCCGAACCCCAAGCTACCGGGCACCATCCACACCGCCGCCGAGGAACTCGAGCAGGCCGGCGGCACCGTCGAGAAGTACGTCGGCGACGTACGCAACGACGATCAGGTGGCCGATGCCGTGCAGAAGACGGTCGACCGGTTCGGCGGCATCGACATCGTGGTGAACAACGCCTCGGCGATCGATCTGTCACCCACCGACACCATCTCGATGAAGCGCTACGACCTGATGCAGGACATCAACTGCCGCGGCAGTTTTCTGCTGTCCAAGCTGTCGATCCCGTCGCTGCGGGCGTCGGCACAGGCCGGGCGCAACCCGCACATCCTGACCCTCTCACCGCCGCTGAATCTGAACCCGCGGTGGGCCGGCATGGCGCTGGGGTACACGATCGCCAAGTACGGCATGTCGCTGACCACGCTGGGCCTGGCCGAAGAGCTGAAGAGCGACGGTGTCGGGGTGAACTCGCTCTGGCCGCGCACCACCATCGCAACCGCCGCGGTGCGCAACCTGCTCGGCGGCGAAGAGATGATCGCAACGTCGCGCACCCCGGCGATCTACGCCGACGCCGCATACCTGGTACTCACCTCACCGGCCCGGGAAACCACCGGCAACTTCTTCCTCGACGACGAGGTGCTCACCGAGCACGGAATCACCGACCTGGACCGGTATCGGGTGATTCCGGGCGACACCGAACTGACCCTGGACCTGTTCCTGGACGCCTGA
- a CDS encoding ArsR/SmtB family transcription factor, with product MNAGSSNDEPSDGDDDRVFKALASATRRRMLDLLKAAPRSTGALCAALPELDRTTVLQHLRVLEAAGLVNGRRVGRERHLSLAPLPIKRIHDRWISDYMHAAVDLLGRLDES from the coding sequence ATGAATGCCGGGTCGAGCAACGACGAGCCGTCGGACGGCGACGACGACCGGGTGTTCAAAGCGCTCGCGTCGGCGACCCGGCGCCGCATGCTCGACCTGCTCAAGGCGGCGCCGCGGAGCACCGGCGCGCTGTGCGCGGCGTTACCCGAGCTGGACCGCACGACCGTGCTCCAGCACCTGCGGGTGCTGGAAGCAGCCGGACTGGTGAACGGCCGGCGGGTCGGCCGGGAGCGGCACCTTTCGCTGGCGCCGCTGCCGATCAAACGTATTCACGACCGCTGGATCAGCGACTACATGCACGCAGCGGTCGATCTGCTCGGTCGATTGGACGAGTCGTGA
- a CDS encoding SRPBCC family protein gives MNDSLTELSFTVSGHVARPCAQVFEAVADPEQLSRYFTTGGARGRLATGATVTWDFADFPGAFPVTVVEAQPPRRIVIEWAGQETVDPAGATRVVFEFEPVDDDTRTLVTITETSWRPTQDGARAAFGNCMGWTGMLAALKIWVEHGINLREGFYR, from the coding sequence ATGAATGATTCGCTTACCGAACTGTCGTTCACCGTTTCCGGACATGTCGCGCGGCCCTGTGCCCAGGTGTTCGAGGCGGTCGCCGACCCCGAGCAACTCTCCCGGTACTTCACCACCGGTGGCGCCCGCGGGCGGCTGGCCACGGGCGCCACCGTCACGTGGGATTTCGCCGACTTTCCGGGTGCGTTCCCGGTCACCGTGGTCGAGGCGCAGCCACCCCGCCGGATCGTCATCGAATGGGCCGGCCAGGAGACCGTCGACCCGGCGGGGGCGACCCGGGTGGTGTTCGAGTTCGAGCCGGTCGACGACGACACCCGCACGTTGGTGACGATCACCGAGACCTCGTGGCGGCCGACCCAGGACGGTGCCCGGGCCGCGTTCGGCAACTGCATGGGCTGGACCGGGATGCTGGCCGCGCTCAAGATCTGGGTGGAGCACGGGATCAACCTGCGCGAGGGCTTCTATCGGTGA
- a CDS encoding galactofuranosyltransferase GlfT1 translates to MITVVAVVVTHRRAGLLAESLQIVAGQSRPIDHLVVVDNGNEDEVRRLVESQPVPSTYLGSAHNLGGAGGFALGMLYALSLGADWLWLADDDGRPDGPDVLPTLLACAERHGLAEVSPVVCDLDDPDRLAFPLRRGVVWRRRRSELTPPGDDGADLLPGIASLFNGALISAAAVDAIGVPDLRLFVRGDEVEVHRRLVRSGLPFGTCLQTAYLHPNGADEFKPILGGRMHTQYPDDPTKRFFTYRNRGYVMAQPGMRKLLPQEWLRFGWYFLVTRRDPAGLREWFRLRKLGRTEQFRRP, encoded by the coding sequence GTGATTACCGTCGTCGCCGTCGTCGTCACCCACCGCCGAGCCGGGCTGCTCGCCGAGTCGTTGCAGATCGTCGCCGGTCAGTCCCGCCCGATCGACCACCTGGTCGTGGTCGACAACGGCAACGAGGACGAGGTGCGCCGGTTGGTCGAATCGCAGCCGGTCCCGTCGACCTATCTCGGCTCGGCACACAATCTCGGCGGCGCCGGCGGGTTTGCGCTCGGGATGCTGTACGCCCTCTCGCTCGGTGCCGACTGGCTCTGGTTGGCCGACGACGACGGCCGGCCGGACGGCCCGGACGTCCTGCCGACGCTGCTCGCGTGCGCCGAGCGGCACGGCCTGGCCGAAGTGTCCCCGGTGGTCTGCGACCTCGACGATCCGGACCGCCTGGCGTTTCCACTGCGCCGCGGCGTCGTCTGGCGGCGCCGGCGGTCGGAGCTCACGCCGCCGGGCGACGACGGCGCGGATCTGCTACCCGGGATCGCGTCTCTGTTCAACGGCGCGCTGATCTCGGCTGCGGCGGTCGACGCGATCGGGGTGCCCGACCTGCGGTTGTTCGTCCGCGGCGACGAGGTGGAGGTACACCGGCGGCTGGTTCGGTCCGGACTGCCGTTCGGCACGTGCCTGCAGACCGCCTATCTCCATCCGAACGGGGCCGACGAGTTCAAGCCGATCCTGGGCGGACGGATGCACACGCAGTACCCGGACGACCCGACCAAACGCTTCTTCACCTACCGCAACCGCGGCTACGTCATGGCGCAACCGGGGATGCGCAAGCTGCTACCGCAGGAATGGTTGCGCTTCGGCTGGTACTTCCTGGTCACCCGGCGCGACCCGGCCGGGCTCCGGGAATGGTTCCGACTGCGCAAGCTGGGGCGCACCGAGCAGTTTCGCCGGCCCTGA
- a CDS encoding galactan export ABC transporter ATP-binding subunit Wzt/RfbE, which yields MSTTTGPVGIETREAWVEFPIFDAKSRSLKKAFLGKAGGAIGRNQSDVVVVEALRNITLSLREGDRVGLVGHNGAGKSTLLRLLSGIYEPSRGSAIVNGRVAPVFDLGVGMDPEISGYENIIIRGLFLGQTRKQMLAKVDEIADFTELGDYLDMPLRTYSTGMRVRLAMGVVTSIDPEILLLDEGIGAVDAEFMRKARLRLQSLVQRSGILVFASHSNEFLAQLCDTAMWIDHGEIRMHAGIEEVVTAYEGPEAGAHVAAVLAESAADAAVGSGAEPSIPT from the coding sequence GTGAGCACAACGACCGGACCGGTCGGGATCGAGACCCGCGAGGCGTGGGTGGAGTTCCCGATCTTCGATGCCAAATCACGGTCGTTGAAGAAAGCCTTCCTGGGCAAGGCCGGCGGCGCGATCGGCCGCAATCAGTCCGATGTCGTTGTCGTCGAGGCGCTGCGCAACATCACCCTGTCGCTGCGCGAGGGCGATCGGGTCGGCTTGGTAGGACACAACGGCGCCGGCAAGTCCACCCTGTTGCGGCTCCTTTCCGGCATCTACGAGCCGTCCCGCGGCAGCGCGATCGTGAACGGGCGGGTGGCGCCGGTGTTCGATCTCGGCGTCGGGATGGATCCGGAGATCTCCGGCTACGAGAACATCATCATCCGTGGCCTGTTCCTCGGCCAGACCCGCAAGCAGATGCTGGCCAAGGTGGACGAGATCGCCGACTTCACCGAGTTGGGCGACTACCTGGACATGCCGCTGCGCACCTATTCCACCGGCATGCGCGTCCGGCTGGCGATGGGCGTGGTCACCTCGATCGACCCGGAGATCCTGCTGCTCGACGAGGGCATCGGCGCGGTGGACGCGGAGTTCATGCGCAAGGCCCGGCTGCGGCTGCAGAGCCTGGTGCAGCGGTCCGGCATCTTGGTGTTCGCCTCGCACTCGAACGAGTTCCTCGCCCAGCTGTGCGATACCGCGATGTGGATCGACCACGGCGAGATCCGGATGCATGCCGGCATCGAGGAGGTGGTGACCGCCTACGAGGGTCCCGAGGCCGGGGCGCACGTCGCGGCGGTGCTCGCCGAGTCGGCCGCCGATGCCGCCGTCGGTTCCGGCGCCGAGCCCAGTATCCCCACGTGA
- a CDS encoding ABC transporter permease, whose amino-acid sequence MHRAVKDLRDGFAQRELWLSLGWQDIKQRYRRSVLGPFWITIATGVQAAAIGVLYSALLNIPLTEFLPYVTVGLIVWNLIQASILEGAEVFIANEGLIKQLPSALSVHVYRLVWRQLLFFAHNMVIYVVLVLAFGVWRHLGWSSLLAVPAIALLVLNAMWVALVFGIFATRYRDIAPILGSMTLMLFVLTPVMWTTKSLSAQGGEVADRVRLAELNPTFHYLDIVRAPLIGEPQQAYHWYIVLAITGLGWILALVALRQYRARVPYWV is encoded by the coding sequence TTGCACCGAGCGGTCAAAGACCTCCGCGACGGCTTTGCCCAGCGCGAACTCTGGCTCTCGCTGGGCTGGCAGGACATCAAGCAGCGGTACCGCCGCTCGGTGCTCGGACCGTTCTGGATCACCATCGCCACCGGCGTCCAAGCCGCGGCGATCGGCGTCTTGTACTCGGCGCTGCTGAACATTCCACTGACCGAATTCCTGCCGTACGTGACGGTCGGGCTGATCGTCTGGAATCTGATCCAGGCATCGATCCTGGAAGGGGCCGAGGTCTTCATCGCCAACGAAGGCCTGATCAAACAGCTACCGTCGGCGCTGAGCGTGCACGTCTACCGGCTGGTGTGGCGACAACTGTTGTTCTTCGCGCACAACATGGTGATCTACGTCGTGCTGGTCCTCGCGTTCGGCGTCTGGCGCCATCTGGGCTGGTCGTCGCTCCTGGCCGTGCCGGCGATCGCCCTCCTCGTGTTGAACGCGATGTGGGTGGCGCTGGTCTTCGGCATCTTCGCCACCCGATACCGCGACATCGCGCCGATCCTGGGCAGCATGACGCTGATGCTCTTCGTCCTGACCCCGGTGATGTGGACCACCAAGAGCCTCTCCGCGCAGGGCGGTGAAGTCGCGGACCGGGTCCGGCTCGCCGAACTGAACCCGACCTTTCACTACCTCGACATCGTCCGGGCACCGTTGATCGGGGAGCCGCAGCAGGCGTACCACTGGTACATCGTGCTCGCGATCACCGGACTCGGCTGGATCCTGGCGCTCGTGGCCCTGCGGCAGTACCGCGCGCGCGTTCCGTACTGGGTGTGA
- a CDS encoding bacterial proteasome activator family protein, with amino-acid sequence MNPDQDPIVIVGSDGTVGDESTTASSPDDAPSPAPASVSELVEQPAKVMRIGTMIKQLLDEVRAAPLDDASRTRLREIHQRSISELEDGLAPELRAELARLALPFEDDAAPSDAELRIAQAQLVGWLEGLFHGIQTALVAQQMAARQQLEQIRQGALPPGIRIEQDGGPRGPQGPGGAAGQYL; translated from the coding sequence GTGAATCCCGACCAGGACCCGATCGTGATCGTCGGATCGGACGGTACCGTCGGCGACGAATCGACGACCGCGAGCTCGCCGGACGACGCTCCGTCACCGGCCCCGGCCTCGGTCTCCGAGCTCGTCGAGCAGCCGGCGAAAGTCATGCGGATCGGCACGATGATCAAGCAGCTGCTCGACGAAGTTCGCGCCGCGCCGCTGGACGACGCCAGCCGTACTCGGCTCCGCGAGATCCATCAGCGTTCGATCAGCGAACTGGAAGACGGGCTGGCGCCGGAGCTGCGGGCCGAACTCGCGCGGCTCGCGCTGCCGTTCGAGGACGACGCGGCACCGTCGGACGCCGAGCTGCGGATCGCCCAGGCTCAGCTGGTCGGCTGGCTGGAGGGCCTGTTCCACGGCATCCAGACCGCGCTGGTCGCCCAGCAGATGGCAGCCCGCCAGCAACTCGAACAGATCCGCCAGGGCGCCCTGCCGCCCGGCATCCGGATCGAGCAGGACGGCGGGCCGCGGGGTCCGCAGGGCCCGGGCGGTGCTGCCGGCCAATACCTGTGA
- a CDS encoding cysteine desulfurase-like protein, producing MSYDVARVRGLIPSLGDGWIHLDPQAGMQVPDIVMRAVSTGFRTTAFTPGSTHASSVRSGQVLAAARVAVADLVGGDPAGVVLGPDRASLLVWLGESLSAQLGLGTGIVLSRLDDEANVAPWLRIANRHGAHVRWAEVEIDTCEMPSWQFEELIGPTARLVALTAASPIVGSAPDVRVAADRVHDVGGLLVVDGAGAAPYAYLDIRQLGADVLALSAQAWGGPPVGALVFRDPAFLDRIPSMSLDPYATGPARLELSGHNYAMLAGLIASIEYLAALDENATGTRRERLEQSIQSMQHYQDQLFDYLRSALSQLSKVTLIGRPASHIPTVSFTVSGMSAEKVSAMLAEIRISTLSGTPGGSRLLDALGVSDAGGAVTVGLAPYTTRREIDQLTRALGAL from the coding sequence ATGAGTTACGACGTCGCACGAGTGCGGGGGTTGATCCCCTCGCTCGGCGACGGCTGGATTCACCTCGACCCGCAAGCGGGGATGCAGGTTCCGGACATTGTGATGCGTGCGGTGTCGACCGGGTTTCGGACCACGGCCTTCACCCCCGGCAGCACGCACGCCAGCTCGGTGCGCAGCGGGCAGGTGCTGGCTGCGGCCCGAGTCGCGGTCGCCGACCTGGTCGGGGGAGACCCGGCCGGGGTGGTGCTCGGCCCGGATCGAGCTTCGTTGCTGGTCTGGCTGGGTGAGTCGCTGAGCGCGCAGCTCGGTCTCGGTACCGGCATCGTGTTGTCCCGGCTGGACGACGAGGCGAATGTCGCGCCGTGGCTGCGGATCGCCAACCGGCACGGCGCCCACGTGCGATGGGCCGAAGTGGAGATCGACACCTGTGAGATGCCGTCGTGGCAGTTCGAGGAGCTGATCGGGCCGACCGCCCGGCTGGTCGCGCTCACCGCCGCGTCGCCGATCGTCGGCTCGGCGCCCGACGTCCGGGTTGCCGCGGACCGGGTGCATGACGTCGGTGGCCTGCTGGTGGTCGACGGTGCCGGCGCGGCGCCGTACGCCTACCTCGACATCCGCCAGCTCGGGGCGGACGTGCTCGCGCTGAGTGCCCAGGCCTGGGGCGGCCCGCCGGTCGGCGCGCTGGTCTTCCGGGACCCCGCGTTCCTGGACCGGATTCCGTCGATGTCGCTCGATCCGTACGCCACCGGGCCGGCGCGGCTGGAGCTCAGCGGGCACAACTACGCCATGTTGGCCGGGCTGATCGCCTCGATCGAATATCTCGCCGCGCTCGACGAGAACGCCACCGGCACCCGACGGGAACGGCTGGAGCAGTCGATCCAGTCCATGCAGCACTATCAGGACCAACTGTTCGACTATCTGCGATCCGCGCTGTCGCAGCTGTCGAAGGTGACTCTGATCGGGCGGCCGGCCAGTCACATCCCGACGGTCAGTTTCACGGTGTCCGGGATGTCGGCCGAGAAGGTGTCGGCGATGTTGGCGGAGATCCGGATCAGCACGTTGTCCGGGACCCCCGGGGGCAGCCGGTTGCTGGACGCGCTGGGAGTCAGCGACGCCGGCGGCGCGGTGACCGTCGGGTTGGCGCCGTACACGACCCGGCGGGAGATCGACCAGCTGACCCGAGCGCTCGGTGCTCTTTAA
- a CDS encoding NAD(P)H-quinone oxidoreductase: protein MYAITLDGFGGPEVMAWTEVPDPAPGPDEVLLDVVAAGVNRADLLQRRGLYPPPPGASPILGLECAGTIRAIGAGVTGRQIGDRVCALLAGGGYAEQVAVPADQLLPVPVGLDLVAAAALPEVACTVWSNVVTDSRLTAGELLLVHGGGSGIGTHAIQVGVALGADVAVTAGSAEKLDRCRELGATVLVNYRTDDFVAAIRATGRAGADVILDNMGAAYLARNVAALAPDGRLAIIGLQGGSDGGLALNQLLVKRGTIRATSLRGRPATGPHSKAAVVTQVIERLWPLVAAGTVRPVISAELAITEAARAHELLDSGETVGKVVLRLR from the coding sequence GTGTACGCGATCACACTCGACGGATTCGGCGGGCCCGAGGTCATGGCCTGGACCGAGGTGCCCGATCCGGCCCCGGGGCCGGACGAGGTTCTCCTCGACGTGGTCGCCGCCGGGGTGAATCGAGCCGATCTGCTGCAGCGCCGCGGGCTGTACCCTCCCCCGCCGGGAGCGAGCCCGATCCTCGGGCTGGAGTGCGCCGGGACGATCCGCGCGATCGGCGCCGGGGTGACCGGTCGACAGATCGGCGACCGGGTCTGCGCGCTGCTCGCCGGCGGCGGTTACGCCGAACAGGTGGCCGTGCCGGCCGACCAGCTGCTACCGGTGCCCGTCGGGCTGGATCTGGTCGCCGCGGCCGCATTGCCGGAGGTGGCCTGCACGGTCTGGTCGAACGTCGTCACCGACTCCCGGCTCACCGCCGGCGAGCTGCTGCTCGTGCACGGGGGCGGCAGCGGCATCGGCACCCATGCCATCCAGGTCGGGGTGGCGCTCGGCGCCGACGTCGCGGTCACCGCCGGCTCGGCCGAAAAACTCGACCGGTGCCGCGAACTCGGCGCAACCGTGCTGGTGAACTACCGGACCGACGACTTCGTCGCCGCGATCCGGGCGACCGGGCGCGCCGGCGCGGACGTGATCCTGGACAACATGGGTGCCGCGTATCTGGCCCGCAACGTCGCGGCGCTGGCGCCCGACGGGCGACTCGCGATAATCGGTCTGCAGGGCGGGTCGGACGGAGGTCTGGCGTTGAATCAGCTCCTGGTCAAGCGGGGCACCATCCGCGCGACCAGCCTGCGCGGGCGTCCGGCCACCGGCCCGCACAGCAAGGCCGCCGTCGTCACCCAGGTGATCGAGCGCCTGTGGCCGCTGGTCGCCGCCGGCACGGTTCGCCCGGTGATCTCCGCCGAGCTTGCGATCACCGAAGCCGCCCGCGCGCACGAGCTGTTGGACTCCGGCGAGACCGTCGGCAAGGTCGTGCTGCGGCTCCGCTGA